Proteins from a single region of Streptomyces spinoverrucosus:
- a CDS encoding 3'-5' exonuclease: protein MGWHRELLIGFDLETTGTDPREARIVTGAVIEVRGGQPMGRREWLADPGVEIPADAVAVHGISNERAAAEGRPADRVADAIADVLVAYWKTGVPVVAYNAAFDLTLLSAELRRYGLPSLRDRLGGMNPAPVIDPYTIDRQVDRYRRGKRNLEAVCTEYGIALDAAHDASADALAAALLACAIAGRHPKIAALGPAELHRRQVEWYAEWAADFQSFLRRKGDATAVVDGLWPLRELADERV, encoded by the coding sequence ATGGGCTGGCACCGGGAGCTGCTGATCGGCTTCGACCTGGAGACGACCGGGACCGATCCGCGCGAGGCTCGCATTGTCACGGGGGCCGTGATCGAGGTCAGGGGCGGGCAGCCCATGGGACGCCGGGAGTGGCTGGCGGACCCGGGAGTGGAGATCCCGGCGGACGCCGTGGCGGTGCACGGGATCAGCAACGAACGCGCGGCCGCCGAGGGCCGCCCCGCCGACCGGGTCGCGGACGCCATCGCGGACGTGCTCGTGGCTTACTGGAAGACAGGCGTTCCGGTCGTCGCCTACAACGCGGCCTTCGACCTCACCCTGCTCTCCGCCGAACTGCGCCGGTACGGCCTGCCGTCCCTGCGCGACCGCCTCGGCGGTATGAACCCGGCACCGGTCATCGACCCGTACACCATCGACCGCCAGGTCGACCGCTACCGGCGCGGCAAACGCAACCTCGAAGCGGTCTGCACGGAATACGGCATCGCTCTCGACGCCGCCCACGACGCCTCTGCCGACGCCCTCGCCGCGGCTCTGCTGGCCTGCGCTATAGCCGGCCGCCACCCCAAGATCGCGGCCCTCGGCCCGGCGGAACTGCACCGCCGCCAGGTCGAGTGGTACGCCGAGTGGGCGGCGGACTTCCAGAGCTTCCTGCGCCGCAAAGGCGACGCCACCGCCGTGGTGGACGGGCTGTGGCCGCTGCGGGAGTTGGCGGACGAGCGAGTCTGA
- a CDS encoding SAV2148 family HEPN domain-containing protein, which produces MGSGGLELPPGDDGHEGNSTDVPPGTVSLARPMETHSIGPELDWDADAWREVRTRAQRAGRAYIWLNLVEQRLRAVVAAVLRPIYEPVHGDDWVVAAAGPAGQEWVQRAVAVREVSRRKGYLLDPADDNVLSFLTLPQLRELMVQHWPCFEPYIDERRDVELALDELEVTRNVVSRNRALSEAVLNQAERASARLLEILGTGGDVPSARRLPVDAVEDLVGDRYSDVVAVHSDRVRLMRQFPAEDIFGGARRLDAIGIGLNLLVQNFSGRRMVRLAESGCRVRLLFLNPASSAVKRRERELGIKRGELGRAVEMNILHMRRVRARLRDPDAFEIQVYDETPRFTAYLVDGDGSDGIAVVQSYLRRTRGMEAPVLVLRNGNRVVKSGEVDEGGLFGTYREEFEAAWVDSRPVS; this is translated from the coding sequence GTGGGCTCGGGAGGGCTGGAGCTGCCCCCTGGTGACGACGGTCACGAGGGGAACTCCACAGACGTCCCGCCCGGCACGGTGTCCCTGGCCAGACCGATGGAGACCCACTCGATCGGCCCGGAGTTGGACTGGGACGCCGACGCCTGGCGCGAGGTGCGCACACGCGCCCAGCGAGCCGGCCGTGCCTACATCTGGCTGAACCTGGTCGAACAGCGGCTGCGCGCGGTCGTGGCCGCCGTACTGCGCCCCATCTACGAACCCGTCCACGGCGACGACTGGGTGGTCGCCGCGGCCGGCCCGGCCGGCCAGGAGTGGGTCCAGCGCGCGGTCGCCGTGCGCGAAGTCAGCCGCCGCAAGGGCTACCTGCTCGACCCCGCCGACGACAACGTCCTCAGCTTCCTCACCCTGCCGCAGCTGCGCGAGCTGATGGTGCAGCACTGGCCGTGCTTCGAGCCGTACATCGACGAGCGGCGGGACGTCGAACTCGCGCTCGACGAGCTGGAGGTCACCCGCAACGTCGTCTCCCGCAACCGGGCCCTGTCCGAGGCCGTGCTGAACCAGGCCGAGCGGGCCTCGGCACGCCTGCTGGAGATCCTCGGCACGGGCGGGGACGTTCCGTCGGCGCGCCGGCTGCCGGTCGACGCGGTCGAGGACCTGGTCGGCGACCGCTACTCCGACGTCGTCGCCGTGCACTCCGACCGGGTGCGGCTGATGCGCCAGTTCCCCGCCGAGGACATCTTCGGCGGCGCCCGCCGCCTCGACGCCATCGGCATCGGCCTCAACCTGCTCGTACAGAACTTCTCCGGGCGCCGCATGGTGCGCCTGGCCGAGAGCGGCTGCCGGGTGCGGCTGCTGTTCCTCAACCCGGCCTCCAGCGCGGTGAAGCGGCGCGAGCGCGAACTCGGGATCAAACGGGGCGAACTGGGCCGAGCCGTGGAGATGAACATCCTGCACATGCGCCGGGTGCGCGCCCGGCTGCGGGACCCGGACGCCTTCGAGATCCAGGTCTACGACGAAACACCCCGCTTCACCGCCTACCTCGTGGACGGCGACGGCTCCGACGGCATCGCGGTCGTGCAGTCCTATCTGCGCCGCACCCGCGGGATGGAGGCGCCGGTGCTGGTGCTGCGGAACGGCAACCGGGTGGTCAAGTCGGGCGAGGTGGACGAGGGCGGTCTCTTCGGTACCTATCGGGAGGAGTTCGAGGCGGCATGGGTGGATTCACGCCCTGTGTCCTGA
- a CDS encoding copper amine oxidase — translation MPVNSNSRARKRTALALALAGLAAGATTGAAPAAAQPKAAPAPAADCSAAYRIEQKLSTGTTWRMCWRYHKEAGLVLEHITYQPPGEARPIKVLASGRLGQIHVPYDDGKNEYHDLTQAGFGQGLMDLAPGECPGGTIKTVRVPEAWDPSRQNVKGLCTTTRSRGHAYRMQGDTANKVFQKQGKDLLVYTVNQVGWYEYITEWRFQDDGTINMNVGATGTLSPMDYDAGDGRGWPIGKGAKAYATSHSHNVFWKLNFNLDGSAKGRIEQYDSKVSAPANGRPAPTNKTTRTQVTKELAGDAKNMRWWRVVSATGKNKDGHARSYEIVPGASAKYPGRSYTKHDVYFTEYNKCEQFASDNLPNCGAGHGKSVDKWVNGQALKNPVVWVNVGFHHVARDEDQQPMPVHWQGLSVAPRDVTAMNPLTPAELADQNGRPE, via the coding sequence ATGCCCGTGAACAGCAACAGCCGTGCCCGCAAGCGGACGGCCCTGGCCCTCGCCCTGGCAGGGCTGGCCGCCGGTGCCACCACCGGGGCGGCTCCGGCCGCCGCCCAGCCCAAGGCCGCACCGGCTCCGGCGGCCGACTGCAGCGCCGCGTACCGCATCGAGCAGAAGCTCTCCACCGGCACCACCTGGCGGATGTGCTGGCGCTACCACAAGGAGGCCGGTCTCGTCCTGGAGCACATCACCTACCAGCCGCCGGGCGAGGCCCGCCCGATCAAGGTGCTGGCCTCCGGCAGGCTCGGCCAGATCCATGTGCCCTACGACGACGGCAAGAACGAGTACCACGACCTCACCCAGGCCGGATTCGGCCAGGGCCTGATGGACCTGGCGCCCGGCGAGTGCCCCGGCGGCACCATCAAGACCGTCCGGGTCCCCGAGGCCTGGGACCCGTCCCGCCAGAACGTCAAGGGCCTGTGCACCACCACCCGTTCGCGTGGCCACGCCTACCGCATGCAGGGCGACACCGCGAACAAGGTCTTCCAGAAGCAGGGCAAGGACCTGCTCGTGTACACCGTCAACCAGGTCGGCTGGTACGAGTACATCACCGAGTGGCGCTTCCAGGACGACGGCACGATCAACATGAACGTCGGCGCCACCGGCACGCTCTCGCCCATGGACTACGACGCCGGCGACGGCCGCGGCTGGCCGATCGGCAAGGGCGCCAAGGCCTACGCCACCAGCCACAGCCACAACGTCTTCTGGAAGCTCAACTTCAACCTGGACGGCTCCGCCAAGGGCAGGATCGAGCAGTACGATTCCAAGGTCAGCGCACCCGCGAACGGCCGCCCGGCGCCCACCAACAAGACCACCCGCACCCAGGTCACCAAGGAACTCGCGGGCGACGCCAAGAACATGCGCTGGTGGCGCGTGGTCAGCGCGACCGGCAAGAACAAGGACGGGCACGCACGTTCGTACGAAATCGTGCCCGGCGCCAGCGCCAAATACCCCGGCCGCAGCTACACCAAGCACGACGTGTACTTCACCGAGTACAACAAGTGCGAGCAGTTCGCCAGCGACAACCTGCCCAACTGCGGCGCAGGGCACGGTAAGTCCGTCGACAAGTGGGTCAACGGCCAGGCCCTGAAGAACCCCGTGGTCTGGGTGAACGTCGGCTTCCACCACGTGGCGCGGGACGAGGACCAGCAGCCCATGCCGGTCCACTGGCAGGGACTGTCGGTCGCCCCGCGCGACGTCACCGCTATGAATCCGCTCACGCCGGCCGAGCTCGCTGATCAGAATGGGCGGCCCGAATAA